One segment of Triticum aestivum cultivar Chinese Spring chromosome 2A, IWGSC CS RefSeq v2.1, whole genome shotgun sequence DNA contains the following:
- the LOC123188654 gene encoding protein ANTAGONIST OF LIKE HETEROCHROMATIN PROTEIN 1 isoform X1 has product MGSQGSEEKATGQEQEGLEGGGRIEERSQKMAPVKKPKKAKRKISDSGETKIDDSSEAKTKDASKVKRTKSGGSLALLPADLRGPDTEWWYVFLSKHGELHKEAESRGRAPVPSDDEEAFRYFFRTSRRTFEYICSIVREDLISRPPSGLINIEGRLLSVEKQVAIAMRRLASGDSQVSVGAAFGVGQSTVSQVTWRFIESMEERARHHLVWPGQERMEEIKARLEAVSGLPNCCGAIDATHIIMTLPAVESSEDWCDPAKNYSMFLQGIVDNEMRFIDIVTGWPGSMTFSRLLKCSGFYKLCEAGKRLNGPVRTSGEDSEIREFIVGDMCYPLLPWLMTPYQGESLSTPMVNFNARQKTARMLGTRALARLKGSWKILHKVMWRPDKNKLPSIILVCCLLHNIILDCNDKLLPDIQLPDHHDNGYNEENCQQENPNGKVIREIITGYLPTYEETSN; this is encoded by the exons ATGGGTTCCCAAGGAAGCGAAGAGAAAGCCACCGGACAAGAGCAAGAAGGGTTGGAAGGCGGCGGCAGGATAGAGGAGAGGAGTCAGAAGATGGCTCCGGTGAAGAAGCCCAAAAAGGCCAAGCGGAAGATCAGTGACTCCGGCGAGACCAAGATCGATGACTCCAGCGAGGCGAAGACCAAGGACGCCAGCAAGGTCAAGAGAACCAAGTCCGGCGGCTCGTTGGCGTTGCTTCCGGCGGACCTTCGTGGCCCCGATACGGAATGGTGGTATGTCTTCCTCAGCAAGCACGGGGAACTCCACAAGGAAGCCGAATCAC GTGGTCGTGCTCCAGTGCCTTCAGATGATGAGGAAGCGTTCAGGTACTTCTTCAGGACATCGAGGAGGACTTTTGAGTACATCTGCTCGATTGTACGGGAGGATTTGATATCGAGGCCGCCTTCTGGGCTGATCAACATTGAGGGGAGACTGCTTAGTGTGGAGAAGCAAGTAGCAATTGCCATGAGGAGGCTGGCATCTGGGGATTCGCAGGTGTCCGTTGGAGCTGCTTTTGGTGTGGGGCAGTCTACTGTTTCCCAAGTCACATGGAGGTTTATCGAGTCGATGGAAGAGAGGGCTCGGCATCATTTGGTGTGGCCGGGCCAGGAGAGGATGGAGGAGATCAAAGCTAGGTTGGAGGCTGTCTCTGGTCTACCAAATTGCTGCGGTGCCATTGATGCCACACACATTATCATGACGCTTCCTGCTGTTGAGTCATCTGAAGACTGGTGTGACCCTGCGAAAAACTACAGTATGTTCCTACAAGGTATTGTTGACAATGAGATGAGATTTATTGATATTGTCACTGGATGGCCAGGGAGCATGACATTCTCACGCTTGTTAAAATGCTCTGGGTTTTACAAGCTCTGCGAGGCTGGAAAACGCTTGAATGGTCCTGTCAGAACATCAGGGGAGGATTCAGAAATAAGGGAATTCATTGTTGGTGACATGTGTTATCCTCTACTGCCATGGCTTATGACTCCGTACCAAGGAGAAAGTCTATCTACCCCAATGGTCAACTTTAATGCCCGGCAAAAAACTGCAAGGATGCTTGGAACAAGAGCATTGGCACGGCTGAAAGGCTCCTGGAAGATCTTGCACAAAGTCATGTGGAGGCCTGATAAAAATAAGTTACCGAGTATCATCCTGGTGTGCTGTCTGCTTCACAATATAATTCTGGACTGCAACGACAAACTGCTTCCGGATATTCAGCTTCCAGATCATCATGATAATGGTTATAATGAAGAGAACTGCCAGCAAGAGAATCCTAATGGCAAAGTAATTAGAGAGATCATTACAGGATATCTCCCGACTTATGAAGAAACATCAAACTGA
- the LOC123188654 gene encoding protein ANTAGONIST OF LIKE HETEROCHROMATIN PROTEIN 1 isoform X2 — protein MTPARRRPRTPARSREPSPAARWRCFRRTFVAPIRNGGGRAPVPSDDEEAFRYFFRTSRRTFEYICSIVREDLISRPPSGLINIEGRLLSVEKQVAIAMRRLASGDSQVSVGAAFGVGQSTVSQVTWRFIESMEERARHHLVWPGQERMEEIKARLEAVSGLPNCCGAIDATHIIMTLPAVESSEDWCDPAKNYSMFLQGIVDNEMRFIDIVTGWPGSMTFSRLLKCSGFYKLCEAGKRLNGPVRTSGEDSEIREFIVGDMCYPLLPWLMTPYQGESLSTPMVNFNARQKTARMLGTRALARLKGSWKILHKVMWRPDKNKLPSIILVCCLLHNIILDCNDKLLPDIQLPDHHDNGYNEENCQQENPNGKVIREIITGYLPTYEETSN, from the exons ATGACTCCAGCGAGGCGAAGACCAAGGACGCCAGCAAGGTCAAGAGAACCAAGTCCGGCGGCTCGTTGGCGTTGCTTCCGGCGGACCTTCGTGGCCCCGATACGGAATGGTG GTGGTCGTGCTCCAGTGCCTTCAGATGATGAGGAAGCGTTCAGGTACTTCTTCAGGACATCGAGGAGGACTTTTGAGTACATCTGCTCGATTGTACGGGAGGATTTGATATCGAGGCCGCCTTCTGGGCTGATCAACATTGAGGGGAGACTGCTTAGTGTGGAGAAGCAAGTAGCAATTGCCATGAGGAGGCTGGCATCTGGGGATTCGCAGGTGTCCGTTGGAGCTGCTTTTGGTGTGGGGCAGTCTACTGTTTCCCAAGTCACATGGAGGTTTATCGAGTCGATGGAAGAGAGGGCTCGGCATCATTTGGTGTGGCCGGGCCAGGAGAGGATGGAGGAGATCAAAGCTAGGTTGGAGGCTGTCTCTGGTCTACCAAATTGCTGCGGTGCCATTGATGCCACACACATTATCATGACGCTTCCTGCTGTTGAGTCATCTGAAGACTGGTGTGACCCTGCGAAAAACTACAGTATGTTCCTACAAGGTATTGTTGACAATGAGATGAGATTTATTGATATTGTCACTGGATGGCCAGGGAGCATGACATTCTCACGCTTGTTAAAATGCTCTGGGTTTTACAAGCTCTGCGAGGCTGGAAAACGCTTGAATGGTCCTGTCAGAACATCAGGGGAGGATTCAGAAATAAGGGAATTCATTGTTGGTGACATGTGTTATCCTCTACTGCCATGGCTTATGACTCCGTACCAAGGAGAAAGTCTATCTACCCCAATGGTCAACTTTAATGCCCGGCAAAAAACTGCAAGGATGCTTGGAACAAGAGCATTGGCACGGCTGAAAGGCTCCTGGAAGATCTTGCACAAAGTCATGTGGAGGCCTGATAAAAATAAGTTACCGAGTATCATCCTGGTGTGCTGTCTGCTTCACAATATAATTCTGGACTGCAACGACAAACTGCTTCCGGATATTCAGCTTCCAGATCATCATGATAATGGTTATAATGAAGAGAACTGCCAGCAAGAGAATCCTAATGGCAAAGTAATTAGAGAGATCATTACAGGATATCTCCCGACTTATGAAGAAACATCAAACTGA
- the LOC123185274 gene encoding non-specific lipid transfer protein GPI-anchored 15 isoform X1 has translation MEIAAIALILATMIASKAAAQNNGCSSVMMTLSPCLDFIGSKALEPGFSCCTTLAGIVQTDPRCLCMVLDGSAASFGIVINHTRALELPSICKVQAPPISQCTAIPVPPATAPEDPPEETSNQVADAPKGSPNSNATSSSRNSKSAANLMVTMLIPTCALIYVF, from the exons ATGGAGATCGCTGCCATCGCTCTTATTCTGGCGACGATGATCGCCTCCAAAGCCGCAGCACAGAACAACGGTTGCTCGAGCGTGATGATGACCCTATCCCCATGCCTTGACTTCATCGGAAGCAAAGCCCTGGAGCCCGGTTTCTCCTGCTGCACCACGCTCGCCGGCATCGTCCAGACCGACCCCCGTTGCCTCTGCATGGTTCTCGATGGCAGTGCGGCGTCATTTGGCATCGTCATTAACCACACGAGGGCCCTGGAGCTCCCTAGCATCTGCAAGGTCCAAGCACCGCCGATTAGCCAATGCACAG CCATCCCAGTTCctccagcaacagcgccagaagaCCCACCGGAGGAGACGAGCAACCAAGTCGCAGATGCACCTAAAG GAAGCCCGAATTCGAATGCAACATCAAGCTCCAGGAACTCAAAGAGTGCGGCAAATTTGATGGTCACTATGCTTATACCTACATGTGCATTAATCTATGTCTTCTAA
- the LOC123185274 gene encoding non-specific lipid transfer protein GPI-anchored 15 isoform X2, which translates to MEIAAIALILATMIASKAAAQNNGCSSVMMTLSPCLDFIGSKALEPGFSCCTTLAGIVQTDPRCLCMVLDGSAASFGIVINHTRALELPSICKVQAPPISQCTAIPVPPATAPEDPPEETSNQVADAPKDQNLLRLCRPFLAK; encoded by the exons ATGGAGATCGCTGCCATCGCTCTTATTCTGGCGACGATGATCGCCTCCAAAGCCGCAGCACAGAACAACGGTTGCTCGAGCGTGATGATGACCCTATCCCCATGCCTTGACTTCATCGGAAGCAAAGCCCTGGAGCCCGGTTTCTCCTGCTGCACCACGCTCGCCGGCATCGTCCAGACCGACCCCCGTTGCCTCTGCATGGTTCTCGATGGCAGTGCGGCGTCATTTGGCATCGTCATTAACCACACGAGGGCCCTGGAGCTCCCTAGCATCTGCAAGGTCCAAGCACCGCCGATTAGCCAATGCACAG CCATCCCAGTTCctccagcaacagcgccagaagaCCCACCGGAGGAGACGAGCAACCAAGTCGCAGATGCACCTAAAG ATCAAAATTTGCTTCGACTATGTCGTCCATTTCTGGCCAAATAA